One Elaeis guineensis isolate ETL-2024a chromosome 10, EG11, whole genome shotgun sequence genomic window carries:
- the LOC105053148 gene encoding protein indeterminate-domain 16, with the protein MIGSPPPAPPQPLGINTSSNSSIPPQPFPSLHSVNTTKKKRRPAGTPDPDAEVISLSPRTLLESDRYVCEICNQGFQRDQNLQMHRRRHKVPWKLLKREAAEVRKRVFVCPEPSCLHHDPCHALGDLVGIKKHFRRKHSNHRQWVCAKCSKAYAVQSDYKAHLKTCGTRGHSCDCGRVFSRVESFIEHQDTCNGGRARTELGTLQPASLSSDTNFSKPGWPGLQMPNSAAFFLHSDQIPSPSADHRRTNNIELQLLPPSNTKSTSLPSSTLSPTSQEAQATKLQLSIGLGSDRAPPEEPGLATMRLKEEAREQLRLAMAEKALADEARQQAKRQIELAEQEFTNAKRIRHQAQAELNRAHALRDHAVKQINSTLLQITCYACKQQFQAKPMMASDENSLVASYMSSVVTEGEEENDDQNQQQKNSST; encoded by the exons ATGATCGGCTCTCCTCCACCGGCTCCGCCGCAACCTCTCGGCATCAACACCTCCTCCAACTCCTCCATCCCCCCTCAACCCTTCCCTTCCTTGCATAGTGTCAACACCACCAAGAAAAAGAGAAGGCCGGCCGGCACTCCAG ACCCGGACGCGGAGGTGATATCGCTGTCGCCGAGGACGTTGCTGGAGTCGGATCGATATGTGTGCGAGATCTGCAACCAGGGGTTCCAGCGGGACCAGAACCTCCAGATGCACCGGCGGCGGCACAAGGTGCCGTGGAAGCTGCTGAAGCGGGAGGCGGCGGAGGTGCGGAAGCGGGTGTTCGTGTGCCCGGAGCCGAGCTGCCTGCACCACGACCCGTGCCACGCCCTCGGAGACCTCGTCGGAATCAAGAAGCACTTCCGGCGCAAGCACAGCAACCACCGGCAGTGGGTCTGCGCCAAGTGCTCCAAGGCCTACGCCGTCCAGTCCGACTACAAGGCCCACCTCAAGACCTGCGGCACCCGCGGCCACTCTTGTGACTGTGGCCGAGTCTTTTCCAG GGTGGAGAGCTTCATAGAACACCAAGATACATGCAATGGCGGCCGAGCCAGAACCGAGCTTGGGACACTCCAGCCTGCAAGCCTATCAAGTGACACCAACTTCAGCAAACCAGGGTGGCCTGGTCTACAAATGCCAAATTCCGCCGCCTTCTTCCTTCACTCTGATCAAATTCCCTCGCCTTCGGCCGACCATCGCCGCACCAACAACATCGAGCTCCAACTTCTGCCCCCATCCAATACTAAGTCCACAAGCCTCCCCTCTTCCACACTCTCCCCTACCTCTCAGGAGGCACAAGCCACCAAATTGCAGCTCTCCATTGGCCTCGGCAGTGACCGGGCACCGCCGGAGGAGCCGGGATTGGCAACCATGAGGCTCAAAGAGGAGGCAAGAGAGCAACTGAGGCTAGCAATGGCCGAGAAAGCATTGGCAGACGAGGCAAGGCAGCAGGCCAAGCGGCAAATAGAATTGGCTGAGCAAGAATTCACAAATGCTAAGAGAATAAGGCATCAAGCGCAGGCCGAGCTTAATAGAGCGCATGCCCTTCGAGACCATGCAGTGAAGCAAATCAACTCAACACTGCTCCAGATTACATGCTATGCTTGCAAGCAGCAGTTCCAGGCAAAGCCCATGATGGCTTCTGATGAGAATTCTCTAGTTGCAAGCTATATGTCGTCGGTGGTGAccgaaggtgaggaggagaatgatgACCAAAACCAGCAGCAAAAGAATTCTAGCACATAG